The following proteins are co-located in the Agromyces laixinhei genome:
- a CDS encoding glycerol-3-phosphate dehydrogenase/oxidase: MATQQSARLKPVTRSTKLGPEERAAAITRLKEKELDILVVGGGIVGTGAALDAVTRGLSTGLLEARDWASGTSSRSSKLVHGGIRYLEQLDFRLVREALIERGLLLQRIAPHLVKPVRFLYPLKTRVIERFYVGAGMLLYDIFSYTGGRPPGVPHHRHLSKRQVMRAIPSLSKDALVGGLTYYDAQVDDARYVASLARTASFYGAHVASRVKVEGFIKVGERVVGVKAHDLETDEHFEVRAKQVVNATGVWTDDTQRMVGERGTFKVRASKGIHLVVPRDRIQSAMGMIFRTEKSVLFVIPWGRHWLIGTTDTDWNLDKAHPAATAADIDYLLEHVNSVLGIPLTREDVEGVYAGLRPLLAGESDQTSKLSREHLVAHTVPGLVVIAGGKWTTYRVMAKDAIDAAADALDGKVPKSTTQDIPLLGAEGYQAAWNKRGKIARAFDVHKVRIEHLLNRYGTMTDELLDLIRDDPSLGEALPGADDYLGAEVVYAATHEGALHLDDVLARRTRISIEAWDRGVSAAPVAARLMGRALGWNEARQTLEVERYLQRVEAERASQEQPDDESADRVRLEAPDIVQVD, from the coding sequence ATGGCGACTCAGCAGTCGGCGAGACTCAAGCCGGTGACGCGTTCGACCAAGCTCGGGCCCGAGGAGCGAGCGGCCGCGATCACGCGGCTGAAGGAGAAGGAGCTCGACATCCTCGTGGTGGGCGGCGGCATCGTCGGCACCGGAGCCGCGCTCGACGCCGTGACCCGCGGATTGTCGACGGGCCTGCTCGAAGCCCGTGACTGGGCATCGGGCACCTCGAGTCGTTCATCGAAGCTCGTGCACGGCGGCATCCGCTATCTCGAACAGCTCGACTTCAGGCTCGTGCGCGAGGCGCTCATCGAACGCGGCTTGCTGTTGCAGCGCATCGCGCCGCACCTCGTCAAGCCCGTGCGGTTCCTGTATCCGCTGAAGACCCGTGTCATCGAGCGGTTCTACGTCGGCGCGGGCATGCTGCTCTACGACATCTTCAGCTACACGGGCGGGCGCCCGCCCGGGGTGCCGCATCACCGGCACCTCTCGAAACGGCAGGTGATGCGCGCCATCCCGTCGCTCTCGAAGGATGCGCTCGTCGGCGGCCTCACCTACTACGACGCGCAGGTCGACGACGCACGATACGTCGCCTCGCTCGCCCGCACCGCGTCGTTCTACGGCGCCCACGTCGCGAGCCGCGTCAAGGTCGAGGGCTTCATCAAGGTCGGTGAGCGCGTCGTCGGTGTGAAGGCGCACGACCTCGAGACCGACGAGCACTTCGAGGTGCGCGCCAAGCAGGTCGTGAACGCCACCGGCGTGTGGACGGATGACACGCAGCGCATGGTCGGCGAACGCGGCACGTTCAAGGTGCGCGCGTCCAAGGGGATCCACCTCGTCGTGCCGCGCGACCGCATCCAGTCGGCGATGGGCATGATCTTCCGCACCGAGAAGAGCGTGCTGTTCGTGATCCCGTGGGGCCGGCACTGGCTCATCGGCACGACCGATACCGACTGGAACCTCGACAAGGCGCACCCGGCGGCGACCGCAGCCGATATCGACTACCTCCTCGAGCACGTCAACTCCGTGCTCGGCATCCCGCTCACCAGGGAGGACGTCGAGGGCGTGTACGCGGGCCTGCGGCCACTGCTCGCCGGCGAGAGCGACCAGACTTCCAAGCTCTCGCGCGAGCACCTCGTCGCCCACACCGTTCCGGGGCTCGTCGTCATCGCGGGCGGCAAGTGGACCACCTACCGGGTCATGGCGAAGGATGCCATCGACGCCGCAGCAGACGCGCTCGACGGCAAGGTGCCGAAGTCGACCACGCAGGACATCCCGCTGCTCGGCGCCGAGGGCTACCAGGCGGCCTGGAACAAGCGCGGCAAGATCGCGCGTGCGTTCGACGTGCACAAGGTGCGCATCGAACACCTGCTGAACCGCTACGGCACGATGACCGACGAACTGCTCGACCTGATCCGTGACGACCCCTCGCTCGGCGAAGCGCTGCCGGGCGCCGACGACTACCTCGGTGCAGAGGTCGTCTACGCGGCGACGCACGAGGGCGCACTGCATCTCGACGACGTGCTCGCCCGACGCACTCGCATCTCGATCGAGGCGTGGGACCGGGGCGTCTCCGCCGCACCGGTCGCGGCGAGGCTCATGGGCAGGGCACTCGGATGGAACGAGGCTCGGCAGACACTCGAGGTCGAGCGTTACCTGCAGCGCGTCGAGGCCGAGCGCGCCTCGCAGGAGCAGCCAGATGACGAATCGGCCGACCGAGTGCGCCTCGAGGCTCCCGACATCGTGCAGGTGGACTGA